The Marivivens sp. LCG002 genome contains a region encoding:
- a CDS encoding FAD-binding oxidoreductase, producing MGSALHLNDKEAQFPPSWYAATAAIPPERPRLKGRIKADVCIIGAGYTGLHAALTLRERGLSVVVLEAHRAGWGASGRNGGQVGSGYNKGPMWLERHVGKAEARLLWDLCEDSKALVRESVERFAPDALYKPGVAHGVQSAREFEHLKRETEHLAQHYGYTQTELFAGDEFRDLVKTRLYQGGTLDHGAGHIHPLRYALGLASAAATAGAQIFERSEAHHIEQGKTLRVQTAQGHVEADHLILAGNGYLPQIEKHYAARVMTVNSFIGATAPLGDAAKEVLSRDVAVYDDSNVVNYFRLSEDGRLLFGGRANYSVKFPKDMGTKLHRRMAAMFPQISDIPFDYIWGGTLGVTYTRLPAVLRVAPNIVAAGGYSGQGVALSGLAGKVMAEAVAGHAQRFDTLALLPTVPLPRGQMTRAALLTLAMSWATLRDRIGL from the coding sequence ATGGGCTCCGCTCTTCATCTGAATGACAAAGAGGCCCAGTTTCCGCCAAGCTGGTATGCCGCAACGGCCGCAATTCCCCCTGAACGCCCCCGATTGAAGGGACGGATCAAAGCCGATGTCTGCATCATAGGGGCGGGTTACACAGGTCTTCATGCGGCCCTCACCTTGCGAGAGCGGGGTCTCTCGGTCGTCGTCCTGGAGGCTCACCGCGCAGGTTGGGGAGCTTCGGGACGCAATGGCGGCCAAGTCGGATCAGGCTATAACAAAGGTCCGATGTGGCTTGAACGGCACGTTGGCAAAGCCGAAGCACGGCTCTTGTGGGACCTGTGCGAGGACAGCAAGGCTCTTGTGCGCGAGAGTGTTGAACGTTTTGCTCCGGATGCCCTTTATAAACCGGGGGTCGCCCACGGCGTTCAAAGCGCCCGAGAGTTCGAACACCTCAAGCGCGAGACCGAGCATCTCGCGCAGCATTACGGCTACACCCAAACGGAGCTCTTCGCGGGCGATGAATTTCGGGACCTTGTGAAAACACGCCTCTACCAAGGCGGGACACTGGATCACGGCGCGGGGCATATCCACCCGCTACGCTATGCCTTGGGTCTCGCCTCTGCCGCTGCCACCGCAGGCGCCCAGATCTTCGAGCGCTCCGAGGCGCACCACATCGAACAGGGCAAGACGCTCCGCGTGCAAACCGCACAGGGGCATGTCGAGGCGGATCATCTGATCCTTGCGGGCAACGGTTATCTGCCACAGATCGAAAAGCACTATGCCGCGCGGGTCATGACGGTGAACAGTTTTATTGGGGCGACTGCGCCTCTTGGCGATGCTGCCAAAGAGGTGCTCTCGCGCGATGTGGCGGTCTATGACGACAGCAATGTGGTCAATTACTTCCGGCTGTCCGAGGACGGGCGCTTGCTCTTCGGAGGCCGCGCCAATTACTCGGTCAAGTTCCCCAAGGATATGGGCACAAAGCTCCATCGCCGCATGGCAGCGATGTTCCCGCAGATCTCGGATATTCCGTTCGATTATATCTGGGGCGGGACGCTTGGCGTGACCTATACCCGGCTTCCCGCAGTTTTGCGCGTTGCGCCCAATATCGTCGCGGCGGGCGGCTATTCTGGCCAAGGTGTCGCTCTATCCGGTCTTGCAGGAAAGGTGATGGCCGAAGCCGTCGCAGGGCACGCGCAAAGGTTTGATACGCTTGCGCTCTTGCCAACGGTCCCCCTCCCCAGAGGTCAGATGACAAGAGCTGCTCTTTTGACGCTCGCAATGAGCTGGGCCACGCTGAGAGACAGGATCGGTCTCTAG
- the phaR gene encoding polyhydroxyalkanoate synthesis repressor PhaR — protein MADKDKPLLIKRYASRRLYNTETSDYVTLEDIASFIREGREVQIVDLKSGDDLTRQYLLQIIAEHESRGESVLPVDVLTDLVRSYTSQASSVVPQFLAASFEMLREGQSKMMENMAKASPMAKMPGFEAMQAQQAAFFKAMTGGMGNFMGSSGPATDGESTGDDLDAIKKQLAELQTKLSKMGK, from the coding sequence GTGGCCGATAAAGACAAACCGCTACTCATCAAACGCTATGCAAGCCGCCGTCTCTATAATACCGAGACAAGCGATTATGTGACCCTCGAAGACATCGCGAGCTTTATTCGCGAAGGCCGCGAAGTGCAGATTGTGGATCTCAAGTCCGGCGATGATCTGACCCGCCAATATCTCCTTCAAATCATTGCCGAACATGAAAGCCGCGGCGAAAGTGTTTTGCCTGTGGACGTGCTCACCGATCTGGTGCGCTCCTACACCTCGCAAGCCTCCTCTGTGGTGCCCCAGTTCCTTGCTGCGTCCTTCGAGATGCTGCGGGAGGGACAGTCCAAGATGATGGAAAACATGGCCAAGGCCAGCCCGATGGCCAAGATGCCGGGTTTTGAGGCAATGCAGGCGCAGCAAGCGGCATTCTTCAAGGCCATGACCGGTGGAATGGGCAACTTTATGGGAAGCTCGGGACCCGCCACCGACGGCGAGTCCACGGGCGATGATCTTGATGCGATCAAGAAGCAGCTTGCCGAGCTTCAGACCAAATTGTCCAAGATGGGCAAATAA
- a CDS encoding phasin family protein, whose translation MAKTQDFTAMFKDVMGAFPVDTKAMEDAYKAQAALAEKMSAVAIAAAKQSTDLSAKWTQDTLAKVTEVSKAKAEPADYAKSVTDFASASAESAAEHMAAFAEIAKKVQTETLELMMSAGKTMTEDMTAAAKKAGEEMTAVAKKATAAAK comes from the coding sequence ATGGCTAAGACTCAAGACTTCACCGCTATGTTCAAAGACGTCATGGGTGCTTTCCCGGTTGACACCAAAGCTATGGAAGATGCCTACAAAGCTCAGGCAGCTCTCGCAGAAAAGATGTCGGCAGTCGCTATCGCTGCTGCAAAGCAGTCGACCGACCTTTCGGCAAAGTGGACCCAGGACACCCTTGCAAAGGTAACCGAAGTTTCCAAAGCAAAGGCCGAGCCCGCTGACTACGCCAAGTCGGTTACCGATTTCGCTTCTGCTTCGGCTGAGTCGGCTGCAGAGCACATGGCTGCTTTCGCTGAAATCGCCAAGAAAGTTCAGACCGAGACCCTCGAGCTGATGATGTCCGCTGGCAAGACCATGACCGAAGACATGACTGCAGCTGCGAAGAAGGCCGGCGAAGAAATGACCGCTGTTGCCAAGAAAGCAACGGCTGCTGCGAAGTAA
- the phaC gene encoding class I poly(R)-hydroxyalkanoic acid synthase — protein sequence MTTNDLVEDDAGSEARARFEANLQRVEQLSQRIAHVLTHKREVPIDLQGPSQELYLKAGAAYFNEMIHNPAKVFEQQLEYWGKSVKHFIEAQTLLAQGKLEAPVDETPDDSRFTNPLWKTHPYFNYLKQQYMIGTQTMQAALAEMEGVTEVERKRLQYFGQQIMDMMAPTNFLGTNPDALERAIETEGQSLIDGLENLVQDLEANNGELVVTLADKSAFSVGENIGTTKGKVVFRNHMFELIQYSPTTETVHEMPLLIFPPWINRFYILDLKPQNSLIKWIVDQGYTLFVVSWVNPDESYVQVGMDDYVEDGYLTAIREVKSICGVEQINVVGYCIAGTTLSLTLALMKQRGDTSVNSATFFTTLTDFSDQGEVGVFLTDDFVNGIEAEANKTGVLDSFYMSRTFSFLRSNDLIYKPAIRYYMMGETPPAFDLLYWNGDGTNLPAKMVVEYLRGLCQRDEFAAETFRICGHDVNLSEVEVPLCAIACDTDHIAAWRSSYRGVQKMGSRDKTFILSGSGHIAGIVNPPTKVKYGHWTNSDLSLSPEDWKAGAEQHEGSWWPLWNEWLQNRAGGQIPARTPGDSTHPVLADAPGTYVKSLGGQKSGS from the coding sequence ATGACAACTAATGATTTGGTCGAAGATGACGCAGGCTCCGAAGCGAGAGCCCGTTTCGAGGCGAATCTCCAAAGAGTTGAGCAGCTTAGCCAGCGCATCGCCCACGTTCTGACGCACAAGCGAGAGGTCCCGATCGATCTCCAAGGCCCGTCACAGGAGCTCTATCTCAAGGCCGGTGCGGCCTATTTCAACGAAATGATTCACAATCCTGCCAAGGTTTTCGAGCAGCAACTCGAGTATTGGGGCAAATCCGTGAAGCATTTCATCGAGGCGCAAACGCTCCTTGCCCAAGGCAAGCTCGAAGCGCCTGTCGACGAAACGCCCGACGATAGCCGTTTCACCAATCCACTTTGGAAAACGCACCCCTATTTCAACTACCTCAAACAGCAATATATGATCGGCACCCAAACCATGCAGGCCGCTTTGGCCGAAATGGAGGGCGTGACGGAGGTGGAGCGCAAGCGGCTCCAGTATTTCGGTCAGCAGATCATGGATATGATGGCCCCCACCAATTTCCTCGGCACCAATCCCGACGCACTTGAGCGCGCGATCGAGACCGAGGGACAGAGCCTTATCGACGGACTTGAAAACCTCGTTCAGGATCTCGAGGCCAACAACGGCGAATTGGTGGTCACACTTGCGGATAAATCCGCGTTTTCGGTGGGCGAGAATATCGGGACGACAAAGGGCAAAGTGGTTTTCCGTAACCACATGTTCGAGCTGATCCAATATAGCCCGACCACCGAGACCGTTCACGAGATGCCTTTGTTGATCTTCCCGCCGTGGATCAACCGCTTCTATATTCTCGACCTAAAGCCGCAGAACTCCTTGATCAAATGGATCGTCGATCAGGGCTATACGCTCTTTGTCGTTTCGTGGGTGAACCCCGACGAAAGCTATGTACAGGTCGGCATGGATGACTATGTCGAAGACGGCTATCTGACCGCGATACGCGAGGTGAAATCCATCTGCGGCGTCGAACAGATCAATGTCGTAGGATATTGCATTGCAGGCACGACGCTGTCTCTCACGCTCGCTTTGATGAAGCAAAGAGGGGATACTTCGGTCAATTCCGCCACCTTCTTCACCACCTTGACGGATTTTTCCGATCAGGGCGAAGTCGGGGTCTTCTTGACGGACGACTTTGTCAACGGGATCGAGGCCGAGGCGAACAAGACGGGTGTTCTCGACAGTTTCTACATGTCGCGCACGTTCTCGTTCCTGCGCTCGAACGATCTTATCTATAAACCTGCAATCCGCTATTACATGATGGGCGAGACACCGCCTGCGTTCGATCTTCTCTATTGGAACGGGGACGGCACGAACCTTCCTGCCAAAATGGTCGTCGAATACCTTCGCGGTCTTTGCCAGAGAGACGAGTTCGCTGCCGAGACCTTCCGGATTTGCGGCCATGATGTGAACCTCTCCGAGGTCGAAGTCCCGCTTTGCGCGATCGCATGTGACACCGACCATATTGCCGCTTGGCGTTCGTCCTATCGCGGCGTGCAAAAGATGGGTTCTCGGGACAAGACCTTCATTCTTTCGGGAAGCGGCCATATCGCAGGGATCGTGAACCCGCCGACCAAGGTCAAATACGGCCATTGGACCAATTCCGACCTCAGCCTGTCGCCCGAAGACTGGAAAGCAGGTGCCGAACAGCACGAGGGCTCATGGTGGCCGCTTTGGAACGAGTGGCTCCAGAATCGGGCAGGGGGGCAGATACCCGCGAGAACTCCGGGTGATTCCACTCATCCTGTGCTTGCAGATGCACCCGGAACTTACGTTAAGTCACTTGGCGGTCAGAAGTCCGGTAGCTAA
- the phaZ gene encoding polyhydroxyalkanoate depolymerase translates to MKYMYTYDLMESVRNTNQWLGASARAFAAYPGMSAMANPFVEWVGAWGEVTERTFERMVVKPDWGIPSISMSDGKDHLVQVEKVIKRDFGDLIHFKVVGRKPLARRILLVAPMSGHYATLLRKTVISLLPDCEVYMTDWHNARDIPVSAGKFDVEDYTLYLVDFMKHLGSDLHVIAVCQPAPLTLAATAYLAEEDPKAQPRSLTLIGGPIDPEANHTEVTDFGRSVTMGQLEQTMIQRVGFKYAGVGRLVYPGLLQLASFISMNADKHTKAFQDQIFRAAKGAASDHDKHNVFYDEYLAVMDMTAEFYLSTVERVFKNREIARNAFTVAGRPVDISKITTVAVITVEGEEDDISAPGQCKAALGLLTGLPEDKKAAHLEPGAGHYGIFAGKSWRNNIRPLVLEFIDANSAPKKPHVVATSA, encoded by the coding sequence GTGAAGTATATGTACACATACGACTTGATGGAAAGTGTTCGTAACACAAACCAATGGCTTGGCGCATCCGCGCGCGCATTTGCCGCGTATCCGGGGATGTCCGCGATGGCCAATCCTTTTGTGGAGTGGGTCGGAGCTTGGGGCGAAGTCACCGAGCGCACGTTCGAGCGCATGGTCGTCAAACCCGACTGGGGTATCCCTTCCATTTCCATGAGTGACGGCAAGGACCACCTTGTGCAGGTGGAAAAGGTGATCAAACGCGATTTCGGTGACCTGATCCATTTCAAGGTCGTGGGCCGCAAACCGCTCGCGCGCCGTATTCTGCTTGTCGCTCCGATGTCGGGCCACTATGCGACCCTCCTTCGCAAGACCGTGATTTCTCTACTGCCCGATTGTGAAGTCTATATGACGGACTGGCACAACGCCCGCGATATCCCCGTGAGCGCAGGCAAGTTCGATGTCGAGGATTATACCCTCTATCTCGTTGACTTCATGAAGCATTTGGGCAGCGATCTCCATGTGATCGCGGTTTGCCAGCCTGCTCCGCTCACTCTGGCGGCAACGGCCTATCTTGCCGAAGAAGACCCCAAGGCCCAGCCGCGTTCGCTCACCCTGATCGGTGGTCCCATCGACCCCGAAGCGAACCACACCGAAGTCACCGACTTTGGCCGCTCTGTGACCATGGGCCAGCTTGAACAAACGATGATCCAGCGGGTCGGCTTCAAATACGCAGGCGTGGGTCGTCTCGTTTACCCTGGTCTCCTGCAGCTGGCGTCGTTCATTTCGATGAACGCCGACAAGCACACCAAAGCGTTCCAGGACCAGATCTTCCGCGCCGCCAAGGGTGCGGCCTCGGATCATGACAAGCACAACGTCTTTTACGACGAGTATCTTGCCGTGATGGACATGACCGCGGAATTCTATCTCTCGACCGTCGAGCGTGTTTTCAAAAACCGCGAGATTGCGCGCAATGCTTTTACCGTGGCCGGACGTCCCGTGGATATCTCCAAGATCACGACCGTCGCCGTGATCACGGTCGAAGGCGAAGAGGACGACATCTCGGCACCAGGACAGTGCAAAGCAGCGCTCGGTCTTTTGACGGGTCTCCCCGAGGACAAGAAGGCCGCGCATCTCGAGCCGGGCGCAGGTCACTACGGGATTTTTGCGGGCAAAAGCTGGCGGAACAACATCCGCCCGTTGGTCCTTGAATTCATCGACGCGAATTCGGCCCCGAAAAAGCCGCACGTGGTGGCGACAAGCGCCTGA
- a CDS encoding alpha/beta hydrolase: MAEPLLFLPGLFCDARVFATQMTALGRDMSVMIAPTSTHERIEEMASEILSAAPMKFALVGQCLGGAVALEVLRRAPERVTRIALIGATPLADTPQDAAARETQIVSIKAGRLEDVVRENVSKGWFVGGNTRNDGITKVITMARANGTDATVRQLRAFQRRKDQQGTSRKIKQPVLVMCGDEDGVTPRKRHEFMAELIPYAKLEVVQGAGHVPLLDQPQATTELLRSFMRQPLVLR, from the coding sequence ATGGCTGAGCCATTGTTGTTCCTTCCAGGATTGTTTTGTGACGCGCGGGTTTTTGCCACCCAGATGACCGCTTTGGGGCGCGATATGTCCGTGATGATCGCTCCGACGTCCACACACGAGCGGATCGAAGAAATGGCCTCCGAGATCCTATCGGCCGCGCCGATGAAATTCGCGCTTGTCGGGCAATGTCTCGGCGGTGCGGTTGCGTTGGAAGTATTGCGCCGTGCCCCCGAGCGGGTCACGCGGATTGCTCTGATCGGAGCGACGCCGCTTGCGGATACGCCTCAGGATGCCGCCGCAAGAGAGACCCAGATCGTTTCGATCAAGGCCGGACGACTGGAAGATGTTGTGCGGGAAAACGTCTCGAAAGGGTGGTTCGTGGGGGGTAACACCCGCAACGACGGGATCACCAAGGTCATTACGATGGCCCGTGCCAATGGAACGGATGCAACGGTGCGCCAGCTCCGCGCGTTCCAGCGCCGCAAAGACCAACAGGGGACCTCGCGCAAGATCAAGCAGCCCGTCCTGGTGATGTGCGGGGACGAAGACGGTGTCACCCCGCGCAAACGGCATGAATTCATGGCTGAATTGATCCCCTATGCCAAACTCGAAGTGGTGCAGGGGGCAGGGCATGTGCCCTTACTCGATCAGCCGCAAGCCACGACCGAATTGCTCCGGTCGTTCATGCGGCAGCCGCTCGTTCTCAGGTGA
- a CDS encoding alpha/beta hydrolase, whose product MTDFLTTPQGRRIAYNYTDGALPAVVFLGGFKSDMEGTKAIHLEDWAKAQGRAFLRFDYSGHGVSEGDFEDGAIGDWFEDACAALSLLEGPAVLVGSSMGGWISLLVAREMPEKVARLVTIAAAPDFTEDSMWNGFSAAQKAELESNGKVALPSEYGDPYIITKRLIEEGRNRLVLRSPLALPFPVRFLQGTADADVDQSVAIRLLDHAQGDDVRLTLVKGADHRFSTPECLSLISYSVTKVLSRV is encoded by the coding sequence GTGACTGACTTTCTGACCACCCCGCAGGGCCGCCGTATCGCTTACAACTATACCGACGGGGCTTTGCCTGCAGTCGTTTTCCTCGGCGGGTTCAAGTCGGATATGGAAGGCACCAAGGCGATCCATCTCGAAGACTGGGCCAAAGCCCAAGGCCGTGCTTTCCTGCGCTTCGACTATTCGGGTCATGGCGTGAGTGAGGGGGATTTCGAAGACGGCGCGATCGGCGACTGGTTCGAGGATGCCTGCGCGGCCCTCTCATTGTTAGAAGGACCTGCCGTGCTCGTCGGTTCTTCGATGGGCGGTTGGATTTCACTTCTTGTCGCGCGCGAGATGCCAGAAAAGGTGGCGCGTCTTGTGACCATCGCCGCAGCGCCCGATTTCACCGAAGACAGTATGTGGAACGGTTTCAGTGCCGCCCAAAAGGCCGAATTGGAAAGCAATGGCAAAGTTGCCTTGCCTTCGGAATATGGCGATCCCTACATCATCACAAAGCGTTTGATCGAAGAGGGGCGCAATCGGCTGGTGCTCCGCTCTCCTCTGGCGCTGCCGTTTCCAGTGCGCTTTCTCCAAGGCACTGCCGATGCTGACGTCGATCAATCGGTCGCCATCCGTCTCTTGGATCATGCCCAAGGGGATGATGTGCGCCTGACTCTCGTCAAAGGCGCGGATCATCGTTTTTCAACGCCAGAATGCCTCTCGCTCATAAGCTATAGCGTGACCAAGGTTCTGTCGCGGGTCTAG
- the thrS gene encoding threonine--tRNA ligase codes for MSQISLTFPDGNSRSYDAGVTPAEVAASIATSLAKKAISAQVNGKHWDLQWPIHEDAQIAINTMKDPAPALELVRHDLAHIMARAVQEIWPDVQVTIGPVIENGWYYDFDRKEPFTPEDLAVIEKKMREIINKRDDVRTEVWDRDRAIQHYKDKGEPYKVELIDAIPGNEPLRMYWHGEWQDLCRGPHLQNTGQVPADAFKLMSVAGAYWRGDSNRAQLQRIYGAAFLNKEDLKAYLTRLEEAAKRDHRKLGKEMDLYHMQEEAPGQVFWHPNGWTVYTTLQDYMRRQQRRDGYVEVNTPQVVNRKLWEASGHWENYQENMFIVEVDEDHAREKTVNALKPMNCPCHVQVFNHGLKSYRDLPLRMAEFGSCNRYEPSGALHGIMRVRGFTQDDAHIFCTDDQIESETKKFIEFLSKIYDDLGFHNWKIKLSTRPEKRVGSDESWDRVEAALGDACKAAGYDYEIQEGEGAFYGPKLEFVLTDAIGRDWQCGTLQVDPNLPERLDANYIGQDGAKHRPVMLHRAVLGSFERFIGILIEEHAGKFPFWLAPRQVVVASIVSDADSYVHEVVEMLKAKGIRAEADTRNEKINYKIREHSLGKVPVIFAIGAREVEERTVSVRRLGEQQTSVRSVEEMVQELAAEATPPDLR; via the coding sequence ATGAGCCAGATTTCCCTTACATTTCCCGATGGCAATTCGCGTTCCTATGACGCAGGTGTCACCCCTGCCGAAGTCGCGGCATCCATTGCCACCTCTCTGGCCAAGAAAGCCATTTCCGCGCAAGTGAACGGCAAGCACTGGGATCTCCAGTGGCCGATCCACGAGGATGCGCAGATCGCTATTAACACGATGAAGGACCCTGCCCCCGCTCTGGAGCTGGTCCGTCATGACCTCGCGCACATCATGGCGCGCGCCGTGCAAGAGATTTGGCCCGATGTCCAAGTCACGATCGGACCCGTCATCGAAAATGGCTGGTATTACGATTTCGACCGCAAAGAGCCCTTTACGCCCGAAGACCTCGCCGTCATCGAAAAGAAGATGCGCGAGATCATCAACAAGCGGGACGATGTGCGCACCGAGGTCTGGGACCGTGACCGCGCGATCCAGCACTACAAGGACAAAGGCGAGCCCTATAAGGTCGAGCTGATCGACGCGATCCCCGGCAACGAGCCGCTGCGCATGTATTGGCACGGCGAGTGGCAGGATCTTTGCCGTGGTCCGCACCTTCAGAACACGGGCCAAGTGCCTGCGGATGCGTTCAAGCTCATGAGCGTGGCCGGTGCCTATTGGCGCGGCGATTCAAACCGTGCACAGCTCCAGCGGATCTACGGTGCGGCTTTCCTCAACAAAGAAGACCTCAAGGCCTATCTGACCCGCCTTGAAGAAGCCGCGAAGCGCGATCACCGCAAGCTCGGCAAGGAAATGGACCTCTACCACATGCAGGAAGAGGCCCCCGGTCAGGTATTCTGGCACCCGAACGGCTGGACGGTTTATACCACGCTCCAAGACTACATGCGCCGCCAGCAGCGCCGCGATGGTTACGTCGAGGTGAACACGCCCCAAGTGGTGAACCGTAAACTCTGGGAAGCGTCGGGCCATTGGGAGAACTATCAGGAAAACATGTTCATCGTCGAAGTGGACGAGGATCATGCCCGTGAAAAGACCGTGAATGCGCTCAAGCCGATGAACTGCCCTTGCCACGTGCAGGTGTTCAACCACGGCCTCAAATCCTATCGCGATCTTCCATTGCGGATGGCCGAATTCGGCTCGTGCAACCGCTATGAACCCTCGGGCGCATTGCACGGGATCATGCGTGTGCGCGGCTTTACGCAAGACGATGCGCATATCTTCTGCACCGACGACCAGATCGAATCCGAAACGAAAAAGTTCATCGAATTCCTCTCCAAGATTTACGACGACCTCGGCTTCCATAACTGGAAGATCAAACTCTCGACCCGCCCTGAAAAGCGCGTCGGCAGCGATGAAAGCTGGGATCGTGTCGAAGCGGCCTTGGGCGATGCCTGCAAAGCCGCCGGCTATGATTATGAAATCCAGGAAGGTGAAGGCGCGTTTTATGGCCCCAAGCTCGAGTTTGTTCTGACCGACGCCATCGGCCGTGACTGGCAGTGCGGTACGCTTCAGGTGGACCCGAACCTGCCCGAGCGTCTCGATGCGAACTACATCGGGCAGGACGGCGCAAAGCACCGTCCCGTCATGCTCCACCGCGCGGTGCTCGGCTCGTTCGAGCGTTTCATCGGCATTCTGATCGAAGAGCATGCGGGTAAATTCCCGTTCTGGCTCGCGCCGCGTCAGGTCGTCGTTGCTTCTATCGTCTCTGATGCCGACAGCTATGTGCATGAAGTGGTCGAGATGCTCAAAGCCAAGGGCATCCGCGCCGAAGCTGACACACGCAACGAAAAGATCAACTACAAGATCCGCGAGCACTCGCTCGGCAAGGTTCCTGTGATCTTCGCAATCGGTGCGCGCGAAGTCGAAGAGCGCACGGTGTCGGTGCGCCGCCTTGGGGAACAACAGACCTCGGTGCGCTCTGTCGAAGAAATGGTCCAAGAGCTTGCCGCCGAGGCAACGCCGCCCGACCTTCGTTGA
- a CDS encoding ArsC/Spx/MgsR family protein, which yields MRFFGLKTCDTCRKSLKALAENGHAPEVIDVRADGLTDADRSAILAAFGDAAINRASTTWRGLSDVEKAMPPAEVLALHPTLMKRPVIEHEGRLYLGWKKDVQDALLG from the coding sequence ATGCGCTTTTTTGGACTGAAAACCTGTGACACTTGCCGCAAATCGCTCAAAGCTTTGGCAGAAAACGGACACGCGCCCGAGGTGATCGACGTTCGCGCGGATGGGCTGACCGATGCAGACCGTTCTGCCATTCTCGCGGCCTTTGGCGATGCGGCGATCAATCGGGCTTCGACCACTTGGCGGGGGTTGTCCGATGTGGAAAAAGCCATGCCACCCGCCGAAGTGTTGGCCCTCCACCCGACGCTAATGAAACGTCCCGTGATCGAACACGAGGGACGGCTTTATCTCGGCTGGAAGAAAGATGTTCAGGACGCACTGCTTGGATAA
- a CDS encoding cold-shock protein, with the protein MPSGTVKWFNTTKGYGFIAPDGGGKDVFVHISAVEQSGLTGLADNQKVEFELIEGRDGRQMAGSIKKAD; encoded by the coding sequence ATGCCCAGCGGCACCGTAAAATGGTTCAATACAACAAAAGGTTACGGCTTTATTGCACCTGATGGCGGCGGCAAAGACGTATTCGTCCACATTTCTGCCGTCGAGCAATCGGGTCTGACCGGACTTGCCGACAACCAGAAAGTGGAATTCGAGCTTATCGAAGGGCGCGACGGACGCCAAATGGCAGGAAGCATCAAAAAAGCGGACTGA
- a CDS encoding thymidylate synthase, giving the protein MQQYHDALRTVLEKGDVSTDRTGTGTVSYFGLQARYPLSDGFPLVTTKKLHLKSIIHELLWFLAGDTNIKYLKDNGVSIWDEWADENGDLGPVYGRQWRDFPQLIEAGKDASGHPIFHRGSVDQIKTLVETIKQSPDSRRLVVSAWNPGEVKDMALPPCHTLWQVKINGGKLHLQLYQRSADMFLGVPFNIASYALLLKMLAHVTGYEEGDFVHSIGDAHIYSNHMEQVKLQLSRTPKPLPEVRIKRKVTSLFDFTFDDFEVIGYDPDPSIKAPVAV; this is encoded by the coding sequence GTGCAGCAGTATCACGACGCCTTGCGCACTGTTCTTGAAAAGGGCGACGTTTCAACGGATCGGACTGGAACGGGAACCGTCTCATACTTCGGGCTACAGGCACGTTATCCGCTCTCGGACGGCTTTCCTTTGGTCACGACCAAAAAGCTGCACCTCAAATCCATCATCCATGAGCTGCTCTGGTTCCTCGCAGGGGACACCAACATCAAATATCTCAAGGATAACGGGGTTTCGATCTGGGACGAATGGGCCGATGAAAACGGCGATCTCGGCCCCGTCTATGGCCGCCAGTGGCGCGATTTCCCCCAGCTCATCGAAGCAGGAAAAGACGCAAGCGGTCATCCGATCTTTCATCGTGGCAGCGTGGACCAGATCAAGACCCTCGTCGAGACGATCAAGCAAAGTCCCGACAGCCGCCGTCTTGTGGTTTCGGCGTGGAATCCGGGTGAAGTCAAGGACATGGCACTCCCGCCTTGCCACACGCTCTGGCAGGTCAAGATCAACGGCGGTAAACTCCACCTTCAGCTTTATCAACGCTCGGCTGATATGTTCCTCGGGGTCCCGTTCAACATCGCCTCCTATGCGCTCTTGCTGAAAATGCTCGCCCATGTAACGGGCTATGAAGAGGGTGACTTCGTCCACTCGATCGGCGACGCCCATATCTATTCCAACCATATGGAGCAGGTGAAGTTGCAGCTTTCGCGCACGCCCAAGCCGCTCCCTGAGGTGCGGATCAAACGCAAGGTGACATCGCTCTTCGACTTCACTTTCGATGACTTCGAAGTCATCGGTTATGATCCCGACCCAAGCATCAAAGCACCGGTGGCCGTATGA
- a CDS encoding dihydrofolate reductase, with protein MISLVVARARNGAIGRENTIPWHAPEDLKFFQRETSGGVIIMGRNTWDSLPFKPLKNRVNLVVSSKGVPEAEFVYPSLEAAIAAAHAMGHRRIYGIGGAGIYRELLPKADRLLITEVDMDVPDADTFFPEIEVADWHEVGRHTLRDEGPRCELVELLRRV; from the coding sequence ATGATCTCTCTTGTTGTTGCCCGAGCCCGCAATGGAGCCATCGGACGTGAAAACACGATCCCGTGGCATGCGCCCGAAGATCTCAAGTTTTTTCAACGCGAAACCTCGGGCGGCGTCATCATCATGGGCCGCAACACATGGGACAGCCTCCCCTTCAAGCCGCTCAAGAACCGCGTAAACCTTGTGGTGTCGTCGAAAGGCGTGCCCGAAGCGGAATTCGTCTATCCCTCGCTCGAGGCGGCCATCGCCGCCGCCCACGCAATGGGCCATCGGCGGATTTACGGCATCGGGGGCGCGGGTATCTATCGTGAGCTCTTGCCCAAAGCAGACCGGCTTTTGATTACCGAAGTGGATATGGACGTGCCTGATGCAGACACGTTCTTTCCCGAAATCGAGGTCGCAGACTGGCACGAAGTGGGACGGCACACCCTGCGCGACGAGGGCCCGCGCTGCGAGCTTGTCGAACTCCTCCGTAGGGTCTGA